The following coding sequences are from one Saccopteryx bilineata isolate mSacBil1 chromosome 3, mSacBil1_pri_phased_curated, whole genome shotgun sequence window:
- the PLA2G2F gene encoding group IIF secretory phospholipase A2: MADGAQANPKGFKKKALVRHPSGWKNLYLRASSSSRTSRSSLPMKLFAITVLAGSILPAVHSSLFNLKSMVEAITGKNAILSFVGYGCYCGLGGRGRPMDEVDWCCHAHDCCYQKLFDQGCHTYVDHYEYTIENNTTIVCRDLNQTDCDRQTCECDKSVALCFQKHSYEEKHRNYLNIYCQGATPNCSIYERPREEACRPPAPAPTALP; the protein is encoded by the exons ATGGCAGATGGGGCGCAGGCCAACCCCAAAGGGTTCAAGAAGAAGGCGCTGGTTAGACACCCCTCCGGATGGAAGAACCTTTATCTCAGGGCCTCGTCGTCTTCGAGGACCTCCAG atcGAGCCTGCCTATGAAGCTCTTCGCCATCACCGTCCTGGCCGGCAGCA TCCTGCCTGCAGTGCACAGCAGCTTGTTCAACCTCAAGTCCATGGTGGAAGCCATCACGGGGAAAAACGCCATCCTGTCCTTCGTGGGCTATGGCTGCTACTGCGGGCTGGGGGGGCGCGGCCGGCCCATGGATGAAGTGGACTG GTGCTGCCATGCCCATGACTGCTGCTACCAGAAGCTCTTCGACCAGGGCTGCCACACCTACGTGGACCACTATGAGTACACCATCGAGAACAATACTACGATCGTCTGCA gaGATCTCAACCAGACGGACTGCGACCGGCAGACCTGTGAGTGCGACAAGAGTGTGGCTCTGTGCTTCCAGAAGCATTCGTACGAGGAGAAGCATCGCAACTACCTCAATATCTACTGCCAGGGTGCCACTCCCAACTGCAGCATATACGAGCGGCCCCGGGAGGAGGCCTGCCGACCCCCCGCCCCGGCACCCACCGCCCTGCCCTAG